One Paracidovorax avenae ATCC 19860 genomic region harbors:
- the fabF gene encoding beta-ketoacyl-ACP synthase II, protein MAGHPGRPRVVITGMGLVCPLGCGAELAWRRLLEGRSGLRRLPDAVVEGLDAAVGGTVPTPAEDAEGGWEPGVTASAKDLRKMDRFIPMALEAARQALAQAAWAPADPRSRERTATVIASGIGGFGAIAEAVRTTDGRGPQRLSPFTVPSFLVNLAAGHVSIRHGFQGPLGAPVTACAAGVQALGDGARMIRAGEADVAVCGGTEAAIDRVSLGGFAAAKALSTAFADRPDQASRPFDAARDGFVMGEGAGVLVLESLDHALARGAVPLAEVVGYGTSADAHHITSGPEDGDGARRAMALALAQAGLAPEQVQYLNAHATSTYVGDRGELAAVRSLFGLGGTVAISSTKAATGHLLGAAGAVAAIFTALALRDQVVPATRNLVQPDALAEGLDLVAGSARPMPLQHALVNGFGFGGVNASLVLGRWAPGDS, encoded by the coding sequence ATGGCGGGTCATCCGGGCAGGCCTCGCGTGGTCATCACCGGCATGGGCCTGGTATGCCCGCTGGGTTGCGGGGCAGAACTGGCGTGGCGGCGGCTTCTGGAGGGCCGTTCGGGCCTGCGGCGCCTGCCTGATGCCGTGGTGGAAGGTCTGGATGCGGCAGTCGGCGGCACGGTGCCGACCCCGGCGGAAGATGCCGAAGGGGGCTGGGAGCCCGGCGTGACGGCGTCCGCCAAAGACCTGCGCAAGATGGATCGTTTCATTCCCATGGCCCTGGAGGCGGCACGGCAGGCGCTTGCGCAGGCCGCCTGGGCTCCGGCGGACCCGCGTTCCAGGGAGCGAACTGCCACCGTGATCGCCTCAGGTATCGGCGGCTTCGGGGCCATCGCCGAGGCCGTGCGCACCACCGATGGGCGCGGTCCTCAGCGCCTTTCGCCTTTCACGGTGCCGTCTTTTCTCGTCAACCTGGCTGCTGGCCATGTGTCGATCCGCCACGGTTTCCAGGGCCCGCTGGGCGCACCCGTGACGGCCTGCGCCGCGGGCGTGCAGGCGCTGGGCGACGGAGCCCGGATGATCCGGGCCGGGGAGGCCGACGTGGCCGTCTGCGGTGGCACGGAAGCTGCCATCGACCGCGTCAGCCTGGGTGGATTCGCCGCAGCGAAAGCCCTGTCCACCGCGTTCGCGGACCGGCCGGACCAGGCCTCCCGGCCCTTCGATGCCGCGCGCGACGGGTTCGTGATGGGGGAGGGGGCCGGCGTTTTGGTGCTCGAATCGCTGGACCACGCGCTCGCGCGCGGCGCGGTGCCGCTGGCCGAGGTGGTGGGTTACGGCACGTCCGCCGACGCACACCACATCACCTCCGGGCCGGAGGACGGCGACGGCGCGCGGCGCGCCATGGCGCTGGCCCTGGCACAGGCGGGGCTGGCGCCGGAGCAGGTGCAGTACCTGAACGCCCACGCCACCTCCACCTACGTGGGCGACCGAGGGGAACTGGCCGCGGTCCGCAGCCTGTTCGGGCTCGGAGGAACGGTCGCGATCAGCTCGACCAAGGCTGCCACGGGTCACCTGCTGGGTGCTGCCGGGGCGGTGGCCGCCATCTTCACGGCGCTGGCGCTGCGCGACCAGGTGGTGCCCGCGACACGCAACCTCGTGCAACCCGATGCGCTCGCCGAGGGCCTCGACCTGGTGGCCGGAAGCGCACGTCCGATGCCGCTGCAACACGCCCTGGTCAACGGGTTCGGCTTCGGCGGTGTGAACGCCTCTCTGGTGCTCGGACGCTGGGCGCCCGGGGATTCCTGA
- a CDS encoding methyl-accepting chemotaxis protein: protein MQILRQVKIGTRLALGFGTLLALLLGLGLFGIVQIRTINYHANELGTNWLPSVRAIGEVRAVLNSARRASLRRLLEATAEGRQRQLATQKTLMDEQLPRGLAAYEKLISSPEEQKLYDVFRAQLDNYRILERRLVTLLDEGGASIAAASTLATGDSAKLFSDLAETLAQLVKLNEDGGATAAAAASAGYDRAILVFSVLIAFSLVCGLALAVVVTRSITQPLATGVAVASAVAQGDLTSSFHIQGRDEPAALLQALQHMNGQLVSMVGQVRDSSESIATGAAEIAMGNADLSQRTEQQASSLEETAASMEELSSTVKTNSDTAREANQLAARATQAAEQGGTIVGGVVETMQAIAASSNRIADITSVIDSIAFQTNILALNAAVEAARAGEQGRGFAVVASEVRTLAQRSSQAAKEIKELITDSVAKVGNGSQLVGEAGRSMDDIVAQVRQVGILISEIANASAEQSSGIGQVGEAVNHLDQVTQQNAALVEQSAAAAASLRSQSEQLNTLVAVFKLQAQAAPAATERRSHGPARAAALPHAYRPALASA from the coding sequence ATGCAAATCCTTCGACAAGTCAAGATCGGTACGCGACTGGCACTGGGCTTCGGCACCCTGCTGGCCCTTCTGCTCGGCCTGGGACTGTTCGGCATCGTCCAGATCCGGACGATCAACTACCACGCCAACGAACTCGGTACCAACTGGCTGCCCAGCGTCCGGGCCATCGGTGAAGTTCGTGCCGTGCTGAACAGCGCCCGGCGGGCCAGCCTGCGACGCCTGCTCGAAGCCACCGCCGAAGGTCGCCAGCGCCAGTTGGCAACCCAGAAGACACTGATGGACGAGCAATTGCCACGTGGCCTGGCCGCCTATGAAAAGCTGATTTCTTCGCCCGAAGAACAGAAACTCTACGACGTCTTCCGCGCGCAGCTGGACAATTACCGCATCCTCGAGCGCCGCCTCGTGACGCTGCTGGACGAGGGCGGTGCTTCCATAGCCGCGGCCAGCACCCTCGCGACCGGGGACTCCGCAAAGTTGTTCTCCGACTTGGCCGAAACGCTGGCGCAACTGGTGAAGCTGAACGAAGACGGCGGTGCCACCGCTGCTGCCGCCGCGAGCGCCGGATACGACCGCGCCATCCTGGTCTTCAGCGTCCTCATTGCCTTCTCGCTCGTCTGCGGCCTGGCATTGGCCGTCGTGGTGACGCGTTCCATCACCCAGCCACTGGCCACCGGAGTGGCCGTCGCGTCGGCCGTGGCCCAGGGTGACCTCACGTCCTCGTTCCACATCCAGGGCAGGGACGAACCCGCGGCACTGCTGCAGGCCCTGCAGCACATGAACGGCCAGCTGGTGTCCATGGTCGGCCAGGTGCGCGACAGCAGCGAGAGCATCGCCACCGGTGCGGCCGAGATCGCGATGGGCAATGCGGACCTGAGCCAGCGCACCGAACAGCAGGCCAGCAGCCTGGAGGAAACCGCGGCCTCCATGGAGGAGCTGAGCAGCACCGTGAAGACCAATTCCGACACCGCGCGGGAAGCCAACCAGCTCGCCGCCCGCGCGACCCAGGCGGCGGAACAGGGCGGCACCATCGTCGGCGGCGTGGTCGAGACCATGCAAGCCATCGCGGCTTCGTCGAACAGGATCGCGGACATCACCAGCGTCATCGATTCCATCGCCTTCCAGACCAACATCCTGGCGCTGAATGCGGCCGTGGAGGCTGCGCGGGCCGGCGAGCAGGGCCGGGGCTTCGCCGTGGTGGCGAGCGAGGTGCGCACGCTGGCGCAGCGCTCCTCCCAGGCCGCCAAGGAGATCAAGGAGCTCATCACGGACAGCGTGGCGAAGGTGGGCAACGGCAGCCAGCTGGTCGGCGAAGCCGGCCGCAGCATGGACGACATCGTCGCGCAGGTCCGCCAGGTCGGCATTCTGATCAGCGAGATCGCCAACGCCTCGGCCGAGCAGAGCAGCGGCATCGGCCAGGTGGGCGAAGCAGTGAACCACCTGGACCAGGTGACGCAGCAGAACGCCGCGCTGGTGGAGCAAAGCGCCGCCGCGGCCGCCAGCCTGCGGTCGCAATCCGAACAGCTCAACACGCTGGTGGCGGTCTTCAAGCTCCAGGCCCAGGCAGCCCCTGCGGCAACGGAACGGCGTTCCCACGGTCCGGCCAGGGCGGCGGCCTTGCCGCACGCGTACCGCCCGGCACTGGCATCCGCCTGA
- a CDS encoding TetR/AcrR family transcriptional regulator — translation MKVSKAQSSANRRNILETAARLYREHGLEGVGVAEITRGAGLTHGGLYRHFESKDALVREACALAFEWSISNDQPAGLAARVASYLSPEHRDHPGEGCPVAALAVDAARAGGELSEVFAQGIERNIERFARVAEGLGPSAEPSAEGRARAMQMLATMVGGMVLARATASGRPALSDEILAVLREHLISEIPQK, via the coding sequence ATGAAAGTGTCCAAGGCGCAGTCCTCCGCAAACCGCAGGAACATCCTGGAGACGGCTGCACGCCTGTACCGGGAGCATGGATTGGAAGGCGTGGGGGTGGCAGAGATCACCCGCGGCGCAGGCCTCACCCACGGTGGCCTGTACCGGCATTTCGAGAGCAAGGATGCACTGGTGCGCGAAGCCTGCGCTCTCGCTTTCGAATGGTCGATTTCAAACGACCAGCCTGCAGGCCTGGCAGCCCGGGTGGCGAGCTACCTGTCGCCAGAGCACCGCGACCATCCTGGCGAAGGCTGCCCGGTCGCGGCGCTGGCAGTGGACGCCGCGCGTGCGGGCGGCGAACTTTCCGAGGTGTTCGCCCAGGGCATAGAGCGCAACATCGAACGATTTGCCCGGGTGGCCGAAGGACTGGGACCATCCGCGGAACCCAGCGCCGAGGGCCGTGCGCGTGCCATGCAGATGCTGGCCACCATGGTCGGCGGCATGGTGCTGGCGCGGGCCACGGCGTCCGGGCGCCCGGCGCTCTCGGACGAGATCCTGGCTGTGCTGAGGGAACATCTGATCTCGGAAATCCCGCAAAAATGA
- a CDS encoding MurR/RpiR family transcriptional regulator, with protein sequence MLERITASLPSLAPAEQRVGQLVLQDARAFARLPVRELAARAGVSKPTVVRFCRSMGYDGLADFKLKLAGSVSEGVPFIHRSVDADDKTGDVLVKVVDNAVAAFLQYRNAASTKAIEQAAQAIAATWQTGRRIEFYGAGNSGIVAQDAQHKFFRLGVTSLSTSDGHMQVMSATLLGPGDCVVIVSNSGRTRDLMDAADIARKNGATTIAITASGSPLASACHIHLAADHPEGYDRYSPMVSRLLHLLIIDVLATCVALRIGEPLQPRLQQMKDNLRAKRYT encoded by the coding sequence ATGCTCGAGCGCATCACCGCCTCACTGCCTTCGCTGGCCCCCGCCGAACAGCGGGTGGGCCAGCTGGTGCTGCAGGACGCGCGTGCGTTCGCGCGTCTGCCGGTGCGGGAGCTGGCGGCGCGGGCGGGGGTGAGCAAGCCCACGGTGGTGCGGTTTTGCCGCAGCATGGGGTATGACGGGCTGGCAGATTTCAAGTTGAAGCTCGCCGGCAGCGTGAGCGAGGGCGTGCCGTTCATCCACCGCAGCGTGGACGCGGACGACAAGACCGGCGACGTGCTCGTGAAGGTCGTGGACAACGCCGTCGCCGCCTTCCTGCAGTACCGCAACGCGGCGAGCACCAAGGCCATCGAGCAGGCCGCGCAGGCGATCGCAGCCACCTGGCAGACGGGCCGGCGGATCGAGTTCTACGGCGCGGGCAATTCGGGCATCGTGGCGCAGGACGCGCAGCACAAGTTCTTCCGGCTGGGCGTGACCAGTCTTTCGACCAGCGACGGCCACATGCAGGTCATGAGCGCCACCCTGCTGGGGCCGGGCGACTGCGTGGTGATCGTCTCCAACTCCGGCCGCACGCGCGACCTGATGGACGCAGCCGATATCGCCCGCAAGAACGGCGCCACCACCATCGCCATCACCGCCAGCGGCTCGCCCCTCGCCAGCGCCTGCCACATCCACCTGGCGGCCGACCATCCGGAGGGCTACGACCGCTACAGCCCGATGGTTTCGCGCCTGCTGCACCTGCTCATCATCGACGTGCTCGCCACCTGCGTGGCACTGCGCATCGGCGAGCCGCTACAGCCGCGCCTGCAGCAGATGAAGGACAACCTCCGGGCCAAGCGCTATACGTGA
- the zwf gene encoding glucose-6-phosphate dehydrogenase, translated as MSFDLVLFGGTGDLAWRKLLPALFQAFRHGSLPEEGRIIGVARDDLSDAAYRELIASRFAAVEGDKRPNAEEFERFAALLHYQRMDLSKPADYAALGARLAERQADTVVMYLATAPGLFTTACEQLGAAGLATPHTRVVLEKPLGHDLASNRAINAAVRRVFDEEQIFRIDHYLGKPSVQNLLALRFGNALFEPLWRRETVASIEITMAEKLGVEKRGAFYDGTGALRDMVQNHALQLLCAIGMEPPINAHADAIRDEKLKVLRSLVPWTPATLSRDVVRGQYTAGSLGGERVRGYAEEDGVPSDSRTETFVALRTEIANWRWAGVPFYVRTGKRLASHEAHIAINFRPTPHAIYRTPLGSANRLVIHLQPRDGVALHLFAAGQEKRGMRISEVQALAPVHLDLDFEQRFGTERVGAYERLLLDVIAGRLNLFVRADEQEAAWRWVEPIMQSWRDSEDGPRPYAAGSWGPSAASAMVAREGHSWMEES; from the coding sequence ATGAGTTTCGATCTGGTCCTGTTCGGCGGCACGGGCGACCTGGCATGGCGCAAGCTGCTGCCGGCCCTTTTCCAGGCGTTCCGGCACGGATCGCTGCCGGAGGAAGGCCGCATCATCGGCGTGGCGCGGGACGACCTGAGCGATGCGGCCTACCGCGAACTCATCGCCAGCCGGTTCGCCGCGGTGGAAGGCGACAAGCGCCCCAACGCCGAGGAGTTCGAGCGCTTCGCCGCCCTGCTCCACTACCAGCGCATGGACCTGTCCAAGCCCGCCGACTACGCCGCGCTCGGGGCGCGCCTCGCCGAGCGGCAGGCCGACACCGTGGTGATGTACCTCGCGACCGCCCCGGGCCTGTTCACCACCGCCTGCGAGCAGCTCGGCGCCGCGGGGCTCGCCACGCCGCACACGCGCGTGGTGCTGGAAAAGCCCCTGGGCCACGACCTGGCCTCCAACCGCGCCATCAATGCCGCCGTGCGCCGCGTGTTCGACGAAGAGCAGATCTTCCGCATCGACCACTACCTGGGCAAGCCGTCGGTGCAGAACCTGCTGGCGCTGCGCTTCGGCAACGCCCTGTTCGAGCCGCTCTGGCGCCGCGAGACCGTGGCCAGCATCGAGATCACCATGGCCGAGAAGCTCGGCGTGGAAAAGCGCGGAGCCTTCTACGACGGCACGGGCGCGCTGCGCGACATGGTGCAGAACCACGCGCTGCAGCTGCTCTGCGCCATCGGCATGGAGCCGCCCATCAACGCCCATGCCGACGCCATCCGCGACGAAAAGCTCAAGGTGCTGCGCTCTCTGGTTCCCTGGACCCCCGCCACGCTGTCGCGGGACGTGGTGCGCGGCCAGTACACCGCCGGCTCGCTGGGCGGCGAGCGCGTGCGCGGCTATGCCGAGGAAGACGGCGTTCCCTCGGACAGCCGCACGGAAACCTTCGTGGCGCTGCGCACCGAGATCGCCAACTGGCGCTGGGCGGGCGTGCCGTTCTACGTCCGCACCGGCAAGCGGCTGGCCTCGCACGAGGCACATATCGCCATCAACTTCCGGCCCACGCCGCACGCGATCTACCGCACGCCGCTGGGCAGCGCCAACCGCCTGGTGATCCACCTGCAGCCGCGCGACGGCGTGGCGCTGCACCTCTTCGCCGCAGGCCAGGAAAAGCGCGGCATGCGCATCTCCGAAGTGCAGGCCCTGGCCCCCGTCCACCTGGACCTGGACTTCGAGCAGCGCTTCGGCACCGAGCGGGTGGGCGCCTACGAGCGCCTGCTGCTCGACGTGATCGCCGGGCGGCTGAACCTCTTCGTGCGCGCCGACGAGCAGGAAGCGGCATGGCGCTGGGTTGAGCCCATCATGCAATCCTGGCGCGATTCGGAAGACGGCCCACGGCCCTACGCCGCCGGCAGCTGGGGGCCCAGTGCCGCGAGCGCCATGGTGGCGCGCGAGGGGCATAGCTGGATGGAGGAGTCTTGA
- a CDS encoding DoxX family protein: MTLSTASHRPVHPLRPGSAATQAAAPALDDAGKLVLRLALGVLILLHGLFKLQNGAGFITGMLEKAGLPGALGYLVYVGEILAPLMVIAGIATRAGAAIIFVNMVVAIGLVHMGQLFTMTQQGGWALELQGMYLFGALAVMLLGAGRYGLGGAHGRFN, translated from the coding sequence ATGACCCTCTCGACCGCATCCCACCGGCCCGTCCACCCCCTGCGCCCCGGTTCCGCAGCCACCCAGGCCGCGGCCCCAGCCCTGGACGACGCAGGCAAGCTCGTGCTGCGCCTCGCGCTGGGCGTGCTGATCCTGCTGCACGGCCTCTTCAAGCTGCAGAACGGCGCCGGCTTCATCACCGGCATGCTGGAAAAGGCAGGCCTGCCGGGCGCCCTCGGCTACCTCGTGTACGTCGGTGAAATCCTGGCGCCCCTGATGGTCATCGCCGGCATCGCCACCCGCGCGGGCGCAGCCATCATCTTCGTCAACATGGTGGTGGCCATCGGCCTCGTCCACATGGGCCAGCTGTTCACGATGACGCAGCAGGGCGGCTGGGCTCTGGAGCTGCAGGGCATGTACCTGTTCGGCGCCCTCGCCGTGATGCTGCTCGGGGCCGGCCGCTACGGCCTGGGCGGGGCGCACGGCCGCTTCAACTGA
- a CDS encoding DUF2268 domain-containing protein, giving the protein MPPTPVVAIHVLNAGNELGNHVDALRAALEPVTASVVPRLPLQGVDVVVYHDPASTIAELGAGGYTPSAHRVFLPIDVRRHEADPTAFGHALRSLLAHELHHCARWGGPGYGNTLGEALVSEGLACLFESEFGSSGPPFYAHSLSPARLETIVPLARAHRDRTDYGHAQWFYGTQPDTLPRHAGYALGYAMAVRHARRTGLSASELVHVPAAAFFTELDGEE; this is encoded by the coding sequence ATGCCACCGACCCCTGTCGTTGCGATCCACGTGCTGAACGCAGGCAATGAACTGGGCAACCACGTGGACGCCCTGCGCGCGGCACTGGAGCCCGTGACGGCATCCGTGGTGCCGCGGCTGCCGCTGCAGGGCGTCGATGTGGTGGTCTATCACGATCCCGCTTCCACCATTGCGGAACTGGGCGCAGGCGGGTACACGCCATCCGCTCACCGCGTGTTCCTGCCCATCGACGTGCGTCGCCACGAGGCCGACCCCACGGCGTTCGGCCACGCCCTGCGCAGCCTGCTGGCCCACGAGCTGCACCACTGCGCACGCTGGGGCGGCCCGGGCTACGGGAACACGCTGGGGGAAGCCCTGGTCAGCGAAGGGCTGGCGTGCCTGTTCGAATCGGAATTCGGGAGCAGCGGTCCGCCGTTTTATGCGCATTCGCTGTCACCGGCCCGGCTCGAGACGATCGTTCCACTCGCCCGCGCGCACCGGGACCGGACGGACTATGGACATGCGCAGTGGTTCTACGGGACCCAGCCGGACACGCTTCCGCGCCATGCAGGCTATGCGCTCGGATATGCCATGGCGGTGCGGCACGCCCGCCGGACCGGCCTTTCGGCTTCGGAACTGGTCCATGTTCCGGCTGCGGCGTTCTTCACAGAGCTGGATGGCGAGGAGTGA
- a CDS encoding ABC transporter permease, with translation MKKTLSRWLDSDVGYSFRTSPVAIGAAAIAVVCVFCSLFAGWVAPHNPFDLTTLELSDARLPPAWSDGGSWKYPFGTDDQGRDILSALIYGARISLVVGLASVALSVVVGVALGLLAGFKGGWIDAVLMRLCDVMLSFPAILVALLIAGVGRAVFPNAHESLAFGVLILSISLTGWVQYARTVRGSTLVERNKEYVQAARVTGVSSSRIMRRHVLPNVLGPVMVLATIQVATAIITEATLSFLGVGAPPTSPSLGTLIRIGNDYLFSGEWWITVFPGVMLVLIALSVNLLGDWLRDALNPRLR, from the coding sequence ATGAAAAAAACGCTCTCCCGATGGCTCGACAGCGATGTCGGCTACAGCTTTCGCACCTCGCCCGTCGCCATCGGCGCCGCGGCGATCGCGGTGGTGTGCGTGTTCTGCTCGCTGTTCGCGGGCTGGGTGGCGCCGCACAACCCGTTCGACCTCACCACGCTCGAACTGAGCGACGCCCGGTTGCCGCCGGCCTGGAGCGACGGGGGATCCTGGAAGTATCCGTTCGGCACGGACGACCAGGGGCGCGACATCCTTTCGGCGTTGATCTACGGCGCGCGCATTTCGCTCGTCGTCGGCCTGGCATCGGTGGCGCTGTCGGTGGTGGTGGGTGTGGCCCTGGGGCTGCTGGCGGGCTTCAAGGGCGGCTGGATCGATGCGGTGCTCATGCGCCTGTGCGATGTGATGCTGTCCTTTCCAGCGATCCTGGTGGCCCTGCTGATCGCCGGGGTAGGCCGTGCGGTGTTTCCCAACGCGCACGAGTCGCTGGCCTTCGGCGTGCTGATCCTGTCCATCTCGCTCACGGGCTGGGTGCAGTACGCGCGTACGGTGCGCGGTTCCACGCTGGTGGAGCGCAACAAGGAATACGTGCAGGCTGCCCGGGTGACGGGCGTGTCGTCCTCGCGCATCATGAGGCGCCACGTGCTGCCCAACGTGCTCGGGCCGGTGATGGTGCTGGCCACCATCCAGGTGGCCACGGCGATCATCACCGAGGCGACCCTGTCCTTCCTGGGCGTGGGTGCGCCGCCCACGTCGCCCTCGCTCGGCACGCTGATCCGCATCGGCAACGATTACCTTTTCTCGGGCGAATGGTGGATCACGGTGTTCCCGGGCGTGATGCTGGTGCTGATCGCGCTCTCCGTGAACCTGCTGGGTGACTGGCTGCGCGATGCGCTGAATCCTCGGCTGCGCTAG
- a CDS encoding ABC transporter ATP-binding protein yields MSLLEVENLVVEFPGRRGTLRALDDISFSIAPGEILGVVGESGAGKSLTGAAIIGLLEPPGRVAGGRILLQGERIDNLPPQKMRHVRGRRIGAIFQDPLTSLNPLYTVGRQLVETIQAHLPVNAAEARRRAIQLLKDTGIPAAEQRVDHYPHQFSGGMRQRVVIALALAAEPQLIVADEPTTALDVSIQAQIIQLLKNICKSRGAAVMLITHDMGVIAETCDRVAVLYAGRVAEIGPVHEVINHPAHPYTAGLMASIPDMAQDRERLNQIDGAMPRLNAIPPGCAFNPRCPHAFDRCRVERPELLPAGPTRAACWLHAVTPNASAAIQEAVS; encoded by the coding sequence ATGTCCCTTCTTGAAGTCGAGAATCTCGTCGTCGAATTTCCGGGCCGCCGCGGCACGCTGCGGGCGCTGGACGATATTTCCTTTTCGATCGCGCCGGGCGAGATCCTGGGCGTGGTGGGCGAGTCGGGGGCGGGCAAGTCGCTGACCGGCGCGGCCATCATCGGGCTGCTGGAGCCGCCGGGCCGCGTGGCGGGCGGGCGGATCCTGCTGCAGGGCGAGCGCATCGACAACCTGCCGCCGCAGAAGATGCGCCATGTGCGCGGGCGGCGCATCGGTGCCATCTTCCAGGATCCGCTGACCTCGCTGAACCCGCTCTACACGGTCGGCCGGCAACTGGTGGAGACGATCCAGGCGCATCTGCCGGTGAATGCCGCGGAAGCGCGCCGCAGGGCGATCCAGTTGCTCAAGGACACGGGCATTCCCGCGGCGGAGCAGCGCGTGGACCACTATCCCCACCAGTTCTCGGGCGGCATGCGGCAGCGGGTGGTGATCGCGCTGGCGCTGGCGGCCGAGCCCCAGCTCATCGTGGCCGACGAGCCCACCACCGCGCTGGACGTGTCGATCCAGGCACAGATCATCCAGTTGTTGAAGAACATCTGCAAGTCGCGCGGCGCGGCCGTGATGCTCATCACCCACGACATGGGGGTGATCGCCGAGACCTGCGACCGCGTGGCCGTGCTCTATGCCGGCCGCGTGGCGGAGATCGGGCCGGTGCACGAGGTGATCAACCACCCGGCCCATCCCTACACGGCGGGGCTGATGGCGTCGATTCCCGACATGGCGCAGGACCGCGAGCGCCTGAACCAGATCGACGGCGCGATGCCGCGGCTCAACGCCATTCCACCGGGCTGCGCCTTCAATCCGCGCTGTCCCCATGCCTTCGACCGCTGCCGCGTGGAGCGGCCGGAACTGCTGCCTGCCGGACCCACGCGCGCCGCGTGCTGGCTGCATGCCGTCACGCCGAACGCCTCCGCAGCCATCCAGGAAGCCGTGTCATGA
- a CDS encoding ABC transporter ATP-binding protein: MSNAMPTPKNNAGAPLVQAHDLAKTFDVSAPWLNRVLERKPRTLLHAVDGVSFTIEKGKTLALVGESGCGKSTVARLLVGLYEPTRGGLTFDGQDAHAAFKGRDARAMRQRIQMIFQDPYASLNPRWIVEDIIGEPLREHGLITDKAQLRQRVGELLQSVGLSPLDMAKYPHQFSGGQRQRISIARALATEPEFLVCDEPTSALDVSVQAQVLNIMKDLQRERHLTYLFISHNLAVVRHVSDQVGVMYLGRLVELADKRELFAAPRHPYTRMLLDAIPKMHDTGRARTPVQGEVPNPLNPPSGCAFNPRCPHANDRCRTERPQLIDDGGVRVACHGIEEGRIPRVAAGGMAAAALA; encoded by the coding sequence ATGAGCAACGCGATGCCCACCCCGAAGAACAACGCCGGCGCTCCGCTGGTGCAGGCGCATGACCTGGCCAAGACCTTCGATGTCTCCGCGCCGTGGCTCAACCGCGTGCTGGAGCGCAAGCCTCGCACGCTGCTGCATGCGGTGGACGGCGTGAGCTTCACCATCGAGAAGGGCAAGACGCTTGCGCTCGTCGGCGAGTCCGGCTGCGGCAAGAGCACGGTGGCGCGCCTGCTCGTGGGTTTGTACGAACCCACGCGCGGCGGCCTCACCTTCGACGGGCAGGACGCCCATGCGGCCTTCAAGGGCAGGGACGCGCGCGCCATGCGCCAGCGCATCCAGATGATCTTCCAGGACCCGTACGCGAGCCTGAACCCGCGCTGGATCGTGGAGGACATCATCGGCGAGCCGCTGCGCGAGCATGGTCTGATCACCGACAAGGCCCAGCTGCGGCAGCGCGTGGGCGAACTGCTGCAGTCCGTCGGCCTCTCGCCGCTGGACATGGCCAAGTACCCGCACCAGTTCTCGGGCGGGCAGCGGCAGCGCATATCGATCGCGCGGGCGCTGGCGACCGAGCCGGAGTTCCTGGTGTGCGACGAGCCCACGTCGGCGCTGGACGTGTCCGTGCAGGCGCAGGTGCTCAACATCATGAAGGACCTGCAGCGCGAGCGGCACCTGACGTACCTGTTCATCAGCCACAACCTCGCCGTGGTGCGCCACGTGAGCGACCAGGTGGGAGTGATGTACCTGGGGCGCCTCGTGGAGCTGGCGGACAAGCGCGAACTCTTCGCCGCGCCGCGCCATCCCTACACCCGCATGCTGCTGGATGCGATCCCGAAGATGCACGACACGGGCCGCGCCCGCACGCCCGTGCAGGGCGAGGTGCCGAATCCGCTCAATCCGCCGTCCGGCTGCGCCTTCAATCCGCGCTGCCCCCATGCCAACGACCGCTGCCGCACCGAGCGGCCGCAGCTCATCGACGACGGCGGCGTGCGCGTGGCCTGCCACGGTATCGAAGAAGGACGGATTCCGCGGGTGGCGGCCGGCGGCATGGCGGCTGCCGCCCTGGCCTGA